One Spirochaetota bacterium genomic window, CGGCCCCCGGTGCCTATGGCCTTGTTTCCCCCCACGTGCTCCTTGTAGTGGCCCTGCCTGAGCTGTTCCTCGAAGTTTCGCAGCACCTCGTCAAGATTCAATTCGTCAATCGCTCTTTTCTCCTCCTCGGTCAGATGAAGCTCTTTCACCTTTTTCAGGCCCGCGAGTATTTTTTCGAGCATCTCATCCGTGGTCTCGATATCCTTGAAGGTGTCGAGAAAGGCGAGATCGAATTTATCGAAATATATCTCGTTTTTCACAAGTATGGAGCGGGCGATATGGTAGAAGCGCGTGAGACTGCAATCATTCAGGTTTTTCGTCAGGGCGTGGTGAAGCGTGATCCATTCATGCAGGGACACGGGAATGCCGTACGATTTGAGAATGAAAAAGAAATTAATAAACATTCCTCGACCTTGCGCTGGAATTGTACGCGTAGTGTGAGGTCCCCGACTGCGCCACCAGGTCCACGTCTTCCTTCTTCTTCAGCAGGGTTCCCAGGAAGGGGAGCTCTTTTTCAATCTTCGACGGAGCAAGTCCCCCCGCGATAAGCGCCTGGATCCAGTCTATGAGCTCGCTGGTGGAGGGTTTCTTGCGAAGCATGTCGAATTGGCGGATCCAGTAAAATTTTTTCATGCATTCGCGAAGCAGGACGTCCTGTATCTTGGGGAAGTGAACGTAGATGATCTCTTCCATGAGTTTTTCTTCCGGGAATTCGATGTAGTGGAAAATGCACCTGCGCAGGAATGGGTCCGGAAGCTCCTTCTCGCTGTTTGAAGTAATAATGATAATGGGCCGATGCTCCGGTTTGACGGTGACGCCGGTTTCCGGGATATAGAAACTCATTTCGTCGAGCTCGTTCAGCAGGTCGTTGGGGAATTCAATGTCGGCCTTGTCGATCTCGTCCACGAGGAGCACGACCTGTTCCTTCGCCGTGAAGGCTTCGCCGAGTTTTCCAAGCTTGATGTAGTGTGAGATATCGGTTATATCCTTGTCGCCGAAGCGCGCATCGTTCAATCGCTGCACGGTATCGTATACATAGAGGCCTTCACGGGCCTTGGTGGTCGATTTGATATTCCATATTTTAAGCTCCTTCTTGAGACCCTTCGCTATGGAGTGCGCAAGCAGGGTTTTTCCGGTGCCGGGTTCGCCCTTCACGAGCAGCGGTCGACCGAGCTCTATTGAAACGTTAACGTTATCACGCAGCTCGGAGGACAGTACGTATTCGCTCGTTCCCTTGAAATAGTCCATTTCCGCCACCTTTCTCCAAAGTAATCAGTTATAATTTTTTATTCATTCAATATAGCTCATTTTGTAAAGAAAAAAAATAATGACTGCGCGAGCGGGGTTTCTCGCGAATGCCACGCGATTACATGATTTTAACCAATACGGTCCTGTTTCTTGGACCGTCAAATTCACATAAAAATATGCCCTGCCACGTTCCAAGCATGAGTTTTCCCGCTTCAATGAACACCGTCTCGGAGCACCCGACGAGAGATGATTTGATATGCGCGGGCGAATTGCCTTCCCCGTGCGCAAAGGAAATCCGTTCGAGTCCAAGCGAGGCAAGACCTTTTATTATGTCGCGCGATACCGAAAAGTCCGCGTTTTCATTAATTGTAATCGCAGCGGTCGTATGCGGAGTATAGATACAGCAAAAGCCGTCTTTCACGCCGCTCTCCTGCACGATTTTCCGGATTTCCCCGGTTATTTCAAGCAGTACTTCTTTTTGCGGGGTTCTTACGTTTATGGTGTGAATCATCGTTTGGACTCCTTGGTATCTTTTTCGGGGATTATCAGGGATATGGTGAATAATGACAAATATAATTCAACTTGGAGTGCTCGCCGGCCTGGATGAGGCACAATTTCAAGTCGGGTTCATTTGGACATAGTGAGGGTATTTCTCCAGGCAGCATAGGCTTAGGGAAGGAAAATGCATCTTTCGGGAACGGGCTTAAAATTAATCTCTTGAAATATCAACGGCGCTTACATACACTGTAAGCGCAATCATTGAAGCAAACCTGACCGCCGCCATGAGCATCCATGAAAAAATAGATAAGACACGCAAGAACATTGGCGCCACCGGCATCGACGACAAAGAAAAGAAGGACCTCTTCAATAGATTTGTCGACGCCGGGGGTAAGGTAATTAATGAATCCGCGAAAAAATCGATGGTCGACTTTGACCGTGAAAAGCAGAAACAGTACAAGGCCAAGGTTGAAACGCATCGTGAAAGGGTTCAAAGCCCGGCACCTGTAGTACGTAAGCCCAAAGCAACTCCCGCAAGCAGGAATGCCTCCGCGATCGCCGGTCCAGGTTTCTTCCAGGGGATATGGTTTCGATTGAAAATCAGGCTCAAGCTGTTCTTCCTGGGGGTTACCGATTTTTATGGCATGACCATAAAGCCCGGTTTTCTCGAAAGGGTCAATTCCGATTACAAGGCTTCGCTTATCGAAATTCAACTGCTGTATCTGGACATTATTAAAAGAAACCCCGGCATAGGCAGGGCGGTAACCGACGACCTCGACTCGTTCAATCCCATCTATTTAGAGCTTATCGAAATGGCTGCCGGCGTTTTCGACAGAACCCTCATGAATCAAATCGTAGAGTCGCATGTTTCATTCCCGGACGTGGCGCAGCCCGTGAGCGAATTCCGGACCTCGTTTATGGCGCTGTTTAAGAAACTGTACGTGCTGCATTCATATCGTGATTTCATCATATATGCGTTTGAAAAGGCCATAAATACCCAGGCAAAGTTGGAAAAGAAGAAAGCCGGCGAATATTCGACAAAAAAGAAAAAGATCAACAACAGCGTAGCACTCGTGTATTACAGGCTGTTTAACGCCCTGTACTGGCTTATGTGCCATTACGCGGGTACCGTGATCCCTCTCGCGGATCCGGGTATGGAGCGCTTCTTGGGAATTGCGGAGGAAGACAAGCCCGGAAAACGCAAGAAGCACATACTGGCACAGGCCGCCGCGGCGAAAAAGGAACAGGAAGAGGACGAAAACACCGGCGAGGCCAAAGAGGCTGCGATTTCTGAAGAGACAAAAATCGGGCTGAAAATGATGTCAAGACTTGATTTGAAAGATCTTCAGGCTAAATTTGAAGTCGAAAAACATTTCAAGGTTATTCACGGCACCGACAAGGTTCTTATTATTTTCCTGCTTTTCAGAGAGTTTGATGAAGAATATTCGTTCATCCTCACTACAAATAAAATCAAGTATAACGTCGTGTTTTCCCCAGAGGGCAAGATCGATTTCAGGGTCCAGCTTTCGGATCTCTATAAAGATCTACGGACCTGCATGTCCCTGTTCAAAGACTACGCGGAGATCATGGAAACTTACGAGCGGACACGGACTGAACGCCCTGCGAGCAATGCACAGTATATCGATTACTCGAAGCGGATAGAAGAACTTGAAAAGAAAAGGAACAACAGCGGGAAGAACCTGAGGGGAAGTGTATCCTCTTTCATGGAAAAATGCTCTATCGAATTCGTACGATTGATGGAAGATATGAACGGACCGCAGAAAATAATAGATAATCCACAGGACGAGCTGGTTTTCGAACAGGCAATTGAAGGGGCTAAAAAGGTTAACGGGCAAAAGGTTTATGAGGCAATAAAGGTCGCTTTTTGTTATATTCAGGCTTTCCAGTACCGTTTGGGTCCTGAGGGAGATTTATCCGGCGCCCTTGATTTTAAAGAGGGTCAAAATCCTCAATTGTCTCCGCAGCAGGACGAGCCGGGAGAGGCGGCCGATGAAAAGCCGAAAAGCAACCCTGAGAAGGACAAAGAAGAATCCGACAGTGTCATCCGCGAGCTCGATGATCTGGTCTGAGTCCGTCGGCAACCCGTTGTTTCATTTCGAGTATTTCTTTCCTTGAATTGCACAACCCGAAATCGCGATAAGGAGCGGCAGAACGATTTTCCCTAAGCATCGCACTATCCGATTCAGGGATCAGGGGAATATTTCCCGCGATGGACGCGAGCGTACCCTCCCGCTTCTTCCCGACAGACGGCCCCCTTCCAATTCGAAAACCGGATTCAAGCAGCGCCCTTCGGATATGCCTGGCGCTGGAGTATGTAGTGAGAATTCCGGTCGGGCTTATCACACGGCTAATTTCATTGAAAAATTCCACGCTCCACATTTCCGGATTTTTTGGGGGGGAGAATGCATCATGAAAAACAGCGTCGAAATGTTTTTCCGGCAGATGTTGGATCGTAAGCCTGGCATCGCCCCGAATTACGGTGAT contains:
- a CDS encoding YjbQ family protein, with translation MIHTINVRTPQKEVLLEITGEIRKIVQESGVKDGFCCIYTPHTTAAITINENADFSVSRDIIKGLASLGLERISFAHGEGNSPAHIKSSLVGCSETVFIEAGKLMLGTWQGIFLCEFDGPRNRTVLVKIM
- a CDS encoding MoxR family ATPase — protein: MDYFKGTSEYVLSSELRDNVNVSIELGRPLLVKGEPGTGKTLLAHSIAKGLKKELKIWNIKSTTKAREGLYVYDTVQRLNDARFGDKDITDISHYIKLGKLGEAFTAKEQVVLLVDEIDKADIEFPNDLLNELDEMSFYIPETGVTVKPEHRPIIIITSNSEKELPDPFLRRCIFHYIEFPEEKLMEEIIYVHFPKIQDVLLRECMKKFYWIRQFDMLRKKPSTSELIDWIQALIAGGLAPSKIEKELPFLGTLLKKKEDVDLVAQSGTSHYAYNSSARSRNVY